The DNA window GCTCCACCGCACCTGCCACGAAGCTGCGGGCCGGCGAGGCTGGGCCCCAGCGCCCCCTGCCTCGCCTGGGCcaggtccccccgccccccgtccagGACAGTCACCGCCCACGGGGTCCtggcccaggaggaggaggcggggggggggcacgggCAATGGGGGTGGGCGAGGAGAGCACGGGACAAGGAACTGAAGGAGTTGGTCAGGGCCTCCGGCTCAGGAGAAGCTTGAAGGGCCCCGTACTCACTTGATCCGCAGGTCCTGGTGCGGGCCCCCAGGGGGCTGGAGCAGGGGGCTCCTTTCCAAGGGCCCATCTGTGTGGGTGGCTGCCACCTGGGAGCCGAGGGGCACCATGAGCCCCCACCCGGATGGGGGTCCGGCACCCGCGGCCCCGCCCGGGCCCCCCTCCCGGGACCCCCTCCCGGGCCGGAGCTGACCGGCGGGCTGTGGCCCTGGCCCAGCACGGCCGCGTGGAGCCGCAGCTGGTGCAGCTGGCCCCGCAGGGACTGCTGATTGCCCCGCACGTCCCGGAGCTCCTGTGCCAGGCGGTCCGTCTCCTCCTGGATGCGCAGCAGGTCCCGGGGTGGGGGCGCTGGCAGCCGCCCTTCGGGTGGGGACAGCACCTGCCCCGCCCGCCGCACCTCCTCCTGCAGGAACACTGGGTGTGGCGGGACAGGCGTCAGCGGAGGTCGTCCGGGGCCAACGCCAGCTCCTCGCCACTGTTAGCCGAGGGCTGCCTGATGGCTTAGGGGGTCCCAAATGCCACCCCAGACTCCGCTGGCCACCAGCTAATTGATTCACTGAATCCAAGACCCCCAGAAACCTCCCAGGCCAAACGTGAATCCCTGAAGGCCCATCTCCCCCTCCTGAGGTTGTGCGGGCTGTTGGCCCCCTCCAGTCCCCTGGCCACGCCCCCGCCCAGGCCCTGGGTGCCCCCAGCGGCGGTGGGTCAGGCAGGTCCGCCCTCGCACAGCAGGGGCCCCCGTGCTCCCACCCGGTCCCCTCAAAGCTATCAGTCAACCCAGAAAACTGTTAAATGTGCTCTACCCTCCTATCCTGGAGTCTCCTCCCGGGAGGGGTTGCCAGAGTGGGGTCCGGGGCAGGGGTCCCTCTTGTCTGGGTTAAAGAAGGTGCtgctccttggggcacctgaccCTGGATActggcctctgcccaccccaATCCGTGTCAGAGAAAGGTccgtgtgcccctcccctgcttacaaaCCACGGTGGCTCCTGGCATCCACTGGATGAATGCCTAGGCCCTCATGTAGTATTCAAGGTCTCTTGCAAGCAAGCCCCATTGTCAAGGATGCCCCCACAGACCCCAGCTGCCCTATCCTGGCTCTTCAGGCCTGTCCTGgacctctcttctctgccttccacCTGGGGCACCAGGACTCTTCCTTTCAGGCCAAGCTCAActggcacctcctccaggaagcctgcctgggatgtGGGCCTGGGGGCAACTCACAGAAGGTTTTCTCCAACTCTTCGCAGCGTCGAACATCCCCCACGAAGCGTCTCTGGAAGGCGCTCACCGAGGCGTTGAGCTGTGGTTGCCGCACAGAGGGGTCAGTTttctggggaggggcctggggaggtcCCCACCCAAGGGCCCAGGCTTGGCTCTCTGCAGGCCACAgctgcctccccgcccccgaCCACAAGGTGCTGAGGACACCATGAACCTCCAGATGCCCAACTGGAGACAGACCAGGCTCTGCGAGCTCCCGCGAGGGTGTGACAGGGCCTGGGAGGCAGGACGGCCTCGGCCGCCGGTGAGGCTGGCCTTCCAGGGGGCAGAGTATCAACGGCAGAGGCTGCCGGGATTCAAGCACAGCCAGGGGCCGCTCGGGGGGGGGCAGTGTGCCACCCAGGACGCCTGAGGTCAAGCGCCTCCCCCACCGCGTGTCCGGCCCTCCTACTCACGTCTCTGAACTCCACGAGGCCCAGCTCGCCAAGCTGGCTCACACACGTGTAGGCGGCGgaggtgggcaggaagagctgcaccaGCGCCACCTCCTCGCTCCGGAACATGGAGCCCATGGTCctgcggggcgggcgggggacgAGCGCTCAGTCAGGTGGACCACAGACCGCCCCCCATCAGGCAGGGATTCCGCCCACCACAGTCTACATAATCCACGGAATGTCCAGCTGCTAACCCCATCTGACAGACGGGGAGACTGAGGCCTGGGGAGCCTCAGAGGGGTGCGGAGGTTACACAGGAAGTAAGGGTAACTGGGAGTGGGGCCCACCCCGGCTGACCTCACAGCCTGACCTCACTCCGGCTCTTTCCCAGCGGCTGgggccctgctctctccctgaGGTGTCTGAGTGCGTGCTGAAGGGGTGGGGTCCCCTCCCGGAGGGCAGAGAGGCCTGGTGGCAGACATGCCCGCGAGGCCCAGACTGTCGGCAGCTGCTGTCCGCACAGGGGCGGGAACAGCCTTCCAGGTGTCGAAATCCACAAAATGAAACTGGAAACTGACACGGGCAGGAAGGGCCCGGCGGGGCCCTGCCCGAATGCCGCGGGAGGAGGCCCTGCAGATGCCCGGCCCACAGGCCAGAGCCCTGTGGCCGCTGCTCTCGGGGCCCAGGGCCAGCCACTGCCCCTCtgtgggactcagtttccttagctCTCAAGCCGTGGGGGAAAGGGACAGACACGAGTGAGATCCCCACCGGAGAGGGTGAACACCAGGCACCACAGTGCCCTGCTTGCTGTCCGGGGCCAGCCCAGCCGGCCACTTCCCCCGGACCTGGGTTACTTCAGTCTAATTAGGAAATGCAGCCCCGGCCCCAgcctggaggaggagaaaaggcgAGAGGCAGCCGAGGCTGCAGAAACACTGGGCCCTGGACAgggaggggtggcaggagggGCCAGGTTCCATCCCCCGAAGGCCAGGGACCAGGGTTCAGAGCCCTGCCCAAACCgtgactggctgtgtgaccttggggggGGTCTCTCACCTTCTCTGGACCTTCACTTCCTCTTTGGGTAAAGGGGATTTGGCCACCCCCAGGAGAGACAGGACCTGGGTAGGGAGATGACAAAAATAATGAGGGTCTCCAAGTAATCCCTTCACTCATACTACGTCGTTTAAAGCTGACAGAAATCCTGGGGGTCCAAGGACCTCGTGGGCCTGTCACAGACCTGGCCAGGCACTTGGAGAGTTGAGCTCTGGGAGCAGGCGGTCAGCAGGTGGCCAAGCCAGGCAGGAGTCTGGCCCTGGGGCTGCGGGGCTGGAAGGCCCGGCGCACAATATGTGCTCGGGGAGGCTGCTGTCTGCCCTGGGCACCCTGAAAGGCTGGGGGCTTGTAGGGAACCAGGGCTGGGGACCCAGGGGGAACGGGAGAGCCACACTGTACCCTTCACTCACAGGGCCTCGCCCTGGGCAGTTCCCTTGTGTGGGACAAGTTGGGGTGGGCTCAGTGTGTAGGGAGCTGgtcagacaccccccccccattttaggACTCCACTGgctcaccccttccccccatcctCCCTGGCCCCGACCCAAGGGCCACCCCAGGCCCTTTAAAGGAGCAAATGAAGTTTCCTCAGTGCCGCGGCCTTCAGGGTCCAGGCTGCACCCTCTCCTTACTCTATTCCCCTTCCTGCTGGTCCCTCAGGGACTGAGGCTAAGGCTGACTCCAGAAACCCACCAGAGCTCTCCTCTAAGCCCCTGACCCAGGGAGGACCAGCTGGACTGGAGGGGAGGGCCTGAGGCCTCTCCTATCCCAGACCAGTAGGCTCTGGAGCTGGAGTGACCCTACTTGCCTCTAGCTCAGCCTCTTTCTAGTCGGATGGGCCTTAatctcctcatctgtagaatgggtcCCACCCTCTGAGGAAGATGTCACAGAACAAGCTCTGATTGCCACCAGAGCGCCACCAGGCCCAGCAGAGTTGGGCTCAGTAGTTAGTGGCTGTTAACTccccatcttcctcttcctcttccctttccccctcctcctccttgtcgCCACTGTGGCCCCCGCCAAGGCCTGACACCCGCCGGGCCGGCACCCTGAGTCTCGTCCACTGATCCAGCTGGGTGGGGGTTCCAAGATCCCCTCCCCGGCGCAGGGCGAAGCGAGGGTGGCAGACGGGGCTGCGGGCTCTGCAGGCCCCCGCCGGGGCACTCACCCCCGGGCCAGCCGCTCGCCGCGCCGCTCTGCTCTGTGCTCCGGGCTCTGCGCTCCCAGCCCCGGCGCCCACGCAACTCACTTTCCCCGGCGGGCGGGGCTGCGAGGGGCGGGGCCACggaagccccgccccgccccgtccGGGCCTGCGGTCCCGACCGGGAGTCCCGTGAGCCGCCGGGAGGGTTGTGGCGCTCCGGCTGCGACCCCGCCCGCCCTCGCTTCCTGGAGGACCATTGGGGCATTGGGGGCGTGTGCCGAGGAGACCCGGAGACCGGAGCGGGGACACAGACCCGCGCCGACTGCGCACGCCCACGTGGCTGGGATGCGGGGAAGGCGTCCGTCCGGGGATAGCGGATGggatccccccccacccccccacccccacccccgcaccctaGAGGATTCGCTGGGCCTATGGCTGAAGGGAGCCCCGCACGCTGAAGCTTGGGCTCCAAGAGCACCAGCACGCTCCCTCACCTCTGGGACTCCCGCCCAGTCGCACCCGGTCCTTCCACCTTCCTGCCTCTAACCACCCGGGGTGCACGCCTCAGCTCCAGGCCTGGGCTCTGTGCCCTTGGGCGGGtgctcaccctctctgggccctTTCCCCGCAGTGGCAGCAGGACATCGAGGGTCAGGCCATGTTGTGTCGTTCCATTCCGGGCTGGGCACCCGATGTTGGCTGTCGGAGCTGGGGGTGTCGCAGAGACTTTGCTCGGGCCTGCCCCAGCACGCCCGCACTCTGCACAGGCCAACACCATACCCACCAAGGCAGAGGCGCAGGGGGCCCCTCAACTCCGGTGAGCCTTGAATCCCACATGGCAAGGTcctctggggggggaggggggcgggtggAGCCCCAGAGCTGGGGTGGCAAGTTATAGCCAAGGTCAACGTCCTCTGGAAAGTAGGACCAGACCCACTGTTACAAAATGGCATTAGAGgtgtgctacacacacacacacacacacacacagtttctgaCAAGTCAAAAGAGGGAAGAATCCAGTCAGGAGCCCGACCTGGTTGTActgttctcccccccccccagcgacgttgggcaagggagggggcggagaatctcaagcaggctccacgctcaacgcggagactgacatggggctcgaccccatgaccccaggatcatggcctgagccaagatcaagagtggatGTTCagtccactgagccactcaggcgccctgaccCACTTTTAGAAGTTTCTATTTATCTGTGCAAACGGAGGCTCCGCTACAATGACCTCACACTGGTGCGACCTGGGAAAAGCAAAATTCGAGGTAACGGGCCGTTCGAGCCAGCCTCATCACTGCAGAGCTCTGGGCGCACAGACCCTTCCCGGGTTCCGGTCTTCCCTTCCAGGCCTGCACTCACTTCTCAGCTCTGCGCCTTGCTCTTCAGGCCATGGGGGCCCGAGCAGGTCCTGGCCACTTCAGCACCAGCAGGCCCGCAGGCTGGCAGCAGTGAGGAGTAAAGGGTTTTCTGGGGAATGGTAGGGCTCACTGCTACAGGCCTTCTCAGAGCCTTGAATGTGGTTACACGCACTGCCTATCCCAGAGGAGAGAGGGCACTTGGGGTATTTCCCACACTGACTGGCTCACAGaacacccccttctctctctccatcatggGAAGTTagtgttttgtaaaaaatatgttcagaaaCGATGGAGAAGGGGGTCTCCGACCTCTGACCAGGTGAGTGCTCCGCAGACACATGCTGTGTGATTCTGAGcaggtcacttcacctctctgagctagTTTGCTCCCAGCTAATATACTGAAATCCTTCCGCAGGCCCCGGCCCCGAGTCTAGGGAGCGGTTTCTGAAGATTGTGCCCGCGCAGGGCTGGCGTGTGGCCTCGCGAAGCAGGaagtcctgagccaaagccaagccAGCAGCCAGGTCTGGGGAACttggggaggaaaggggatgtGGCAGGAGATGAGGCAAGGCCAGCTCAGGCGCAGCGGGCTCTGTGTCACCTCCTTGTGACTGTCCCCCAGCacgcctctccctgcccccagggaggCCGCCCAGGCCTGAGTTTCTGCCCCTCATGAACTTCTGCCTGAGGCTCTGGGAGACACCACATCggcagggtggggtggtgggtggcCCTCGGGGGAGGGCAGGCGCGGCCCCCACTTTTTAGACCCAAAGCCAAGCCTACAGGCATCGCCCAGGGAGACGTGTGTGCGCAGCAGGGCTgctgtgggctgacagccagAGGGGCCCCAGCAGAGTCCGCCCGGGAGGCCAGGCCACCTCTTGTGGCCCCAGTGAAGGACCCGTCGCGGGGAGGGGTCCACAGGGCGTGGCCCGGCCCGGACAGCAGGATTCAGGACAGAGGCGGAGCGGCGGGCAGAGCTCTTTTATTGGGCCGCgggcgaggggcggggccgcggggcgGGGCCTCAGCGGTACAGGTAGTCGGCCTGGATGTTGGCGGCGATCTCGGCCTCCCACTTGTCCCCGTTGTTGAGCAGCTTCTCCTTGTTGTACAGCAGCTCCTCGTGCGTCTCCGTGGAGAACTCGAAGTTGGGGCCCTGCGGGCGCGGGCCGCCGTTAGGCCTCCCTGGCGCCTGTGCCCCGGCCTCGCCCAACCCTGGGCCCACTCACCTCGACGATGGCGTCCACGGGGCAAGCCTCCTGGCAGAAGCCGCAGTAGATGCACTTGGTCATGTCGATGTCGTAGCGCGTGGTGCGGCGGCTGCCGTCGGCCCGCGGCTCGGCCTCGATGGTGATGGCCTGGGAGGGGGGCACGGGCACCCCTTaccgccccttcctgccctgtgtCTGCCCTgtcccgggggtgggggtcaccCTGGGGACATGGAACAGACCCTGCCACCCACTCTCAGCCCGATGTGCCTTCCCTGCGGCCTCTCCCACGAGCCCCCCTCACACTGCCCTAGCCCGTGCCCTGCCATTTTTGTTTGCTAATTGCTACCGCCTCctgccagaggggagggctgTCGCCTGCTCCGTTCTCTGCAGCACCTGCAACCCAGAGGGGGTCTCAGGACCAGCCCAACTGCTGTTGGTAGTAAGTCAACCCCCCCATTAATGTTGACTTATGCCCCTTTAagggatgagaaaatggaggctcagagaagttgaggggcttcccaaagccacacagcacGTGAGAGTCAAAGCCCAGACCCGAAGATACGTCCTTAACCCTCAGCTCCTGGGCACGGCTTTGGGCCAGCAGGGAAAAGGCCTGGGACCTCCCACAGCCAGAAGGACCTTCAAAGGGCCTCACGTGTCCCCAGGAGTGTAATGCCCACCATTCAGTGGGACCCTAGGCTGGTAGCCTggtttctttgtgcctcagtttcctcatctataaaaatgggaACGATCACCTCTGCATCCTAGAGTTGATTTAAAGATAAGCCATGAGCGGGAACAAGGCCTGATCCGTGCTCACTGCGTGGTGACTGTCACCACCACCGCCGCTTGGGGACACCGCTCTGTGTGCCGGGGTGCTGGGTCAGAGACATCAAGGCCACCGTGCAGCCTGGAGCAGCCTCGGCGGGGAGCGGGATCACTGTGTGGCGGTGCGTGTCCACAGTGCCCACCGGGTCCCCTGCCGGGCACACCCCTGGGTCCGGCCAACAGCCTCGGCTGGCTCCTTCTGTTTCTACACCATCAGCCCTGACCCTGGGTACTCCACATGGGACCCTCCAACAGAACCTGGAGCCGGTGGCTCCCAGGAGCAGCCACCAGAAGCAAGGAGGGCCTCGGCGTGGCACCCGTGTCCTTGGGGCTGGCCCTGCGACAGGCACACGTGCACAGCCCCTAAAACCGCTGTTGTGTTCAGGGCAGAAGTGGAGCCCTTCCAGGGCCACCCTGGGGCTCCCGAGCCCAGGCCCCTGAGCGGCCCCCAAGTGCAGGACCCACGTGCACCACGTGGCTCAGGGCCGCGAGCCCGCCTCTGGTGGCGCTGAGGCTGAACTGGTCTGGCGGCAAGGCTGAGGGGCGGGGGTCTCAGCGCACGCCCAGCACGGGGACCGGGTCCGGGGCTCACCTGCGCGGGGCAGACGGCCTCACACAGCTTGCAAGCGATACAGCGCTCCTCTCCGGACGGGTAGCGGCGCAGCGCGTGTTCCCCCCGAAAGCGCGGGCTCAGCGGGCCCTTCTCGAATGGGTAGTTGATGGTGGCCGGCTCCCGGAACAGGTAGCTCAGGGTCATGCCCAGGCCTGTGGGCAGCATGGgtgtggtggtgggtggggggcccTCCTCGCTAACAATCTgtgcccccttccccagggcccACCTCGGATGAGCTCAGTCCACAGCAGGGTCTGAGCCGCCCGGTCGGTGACTGACTTCATGTCCATCGAGGGCTCCTGCATGTTCACAAActctgcaggggagggaggcagaggggccgTCATGACGGGGCTCCTCACAGCCGCACGTGCCCAAGTCCCCTAGGAACCCGACTCAAGGAGAAAAGGCCtggtcatggggcacctgggggctcagtcggttaggcatccaactccagctcaggtcacagtctcgcaatttgtgggttcgagccccgtgtggggctctgtgctgccagctcggagcctggagcctgcttgagattccgtgtctccctctcctgcccctcccccactccagctgtttctctctctcaaaaaataaacaaacattaaaaaaaactattttaaaaagaaaagaggggcacctgcgtggctcagtcgggtaagcatccgacttcagctcaggtcatgatcttgcagtttgtgagttcgagccctatgtctggctctatgctgacagctcagagcctggagcgtactttggattctgtgtctccctctctctctcactggccctctctcactctctcattctctcaaaaataaataaacattaaaaaaaatttttttaattaaaaaatgtaaaagaaaagaccCGGTCTTCCTTCTAGCTGGactccaacccccccccccccccgcccccaggggctTGTTTGCTCACCAAAACTGCCTGCCTCAGCAAGCACCCAGAGgcctgccccaggctctgggcaatCCTTGCCTGCCTCTCCCGGTGTCTGGGCAGCCATCTGAACCCAGGAGCTGAAGGGGACTGAAGGGACTTGGGTGGTGGGGTCCTGCTGAAGAGGGTAGTCACCCAAGGCTCACACCGGCAGCTCCCCGCCCCGTCCCACGCAGGGTAGCTGAGATCCCCCTGTGCAGCCACAGGgagggctccccacccccctaaCTCAGACCCTGTCCCCATGAATCATTCCATCCTGATCACCATTACAGAgtggaaacggaggctcagagtaGGGGAGGCTCTGGCAAAGCGAGGACTAGaacccaggcccctcccctgccgtTGGCGCGTTCCGGATCAGGAACGAGGCTCAAAGTGCCCCCGGACTCACTGTAGGTCGCTGCCACTGTGCTGCTGTGGAGGCTCCGGCCACCAGGGTGCCCTGGAAGGACAGGGATGACGCTCTGCAGCGGCAGCCTCACAACGGGAGGCCAGGCTCCTCCACGCCCCAGGAAAGGCTCTCCTGTCCTACCTGCACGTGCGGCCCGAAGCAGCGCCGCTGGAGTCAGGCAGTGCATCTGTGGGCGTGAAAACGGAGGAAGGGGGGCAAGGGTGGGTCCCAGAGCTGTCCCCGCAGGAAGTCTGGCTCTGCGGGGGCCCTGACCCCAGTGCCGCGGTGTCGCCTGGTCTCCTATTCCCCCCATTCCTGTCAGAGGCACACAAGGCCTCCCTGTTCGCAGGGgtggcccctcccagcccccaaacCCGACCCAGCTCTGCTACACTAAGATTTAGGGAGTATCTGTGGACCCAAGTTCTAGCTATCGCTCCTGCTAAGGAATCTTTAAATccatccctcctctcttccctggcTGGTGCTCCTGCCTCCCATGTCCCCTACCCCTGTTCGTCCCCCCAACGCTGACCCAAATAACAGTGCCAGCAGCCACCAGCACTGACAGCTCACTGTGTCAGGTCACACAGTCATATGGTCCTTACAAGGACTCCTCGTGAAAGGCAGGGAAGGTAACGCTCTGCTTGTCCAAAGTTACACAATGGGAGGTCGGGGATGGGGGACAAGTTTGGAACCCCTGTACACCCCCAGTCCACCCCCGCTGGAAACCCTTTAAAGCCTTAACTAACCCTTGGGATCAAATTCCCTTCCCCAACATCAAGGTCCTTCTGGACGGGTCTCCTAGCCTGCCAGGTGACCTTGCGCGGGGGAGGTCACCCGGcgtgttttctcatctgtgaaatggaggccACGAGAACGAAGGGAGGTGAACATGCCCAGAGCCTGGCATTTAGCCGAAGCTCGAAAGTGCCCCTCCCGTGACCGGTGACTTCTCTCGGGCCCATCTCTTAGGACCGCTGACTCCAGTGCCAGGCGCCCGGCCCGACATCTGCCCCGACCTTCGCCGTGACCTCTGACCCCACAGACGCGGGCGGGGCATGCGCCTTGCGGGTCACGGGTCCGCTGCTGCGCGCTGAAGGACACCAGAGCCGCGGGTCCTGAGCAGGCCGAGATGACGCCGGGCGCAGAGCCGGCGGGGCCAACGAGAGCACCGCACTGGCCCCGACGCCGCGCCGCCGAGACCCTGCTTCTAACAGCTGACCCCTGAACACCCACCTTGAAGCGCTGCCTCTCCTTCCCTCGCTGAGCTGCCAGTCCGCTGAGAGGCGGAGCCTACACTCCGAGGTGCTACCATTGGGCCGGCTGGTTTCACCTTTTCCGCGCTCATCTTGTAAGATGTGGTCTGATTGGCTAATGGTGCAGCCGAAGGAGGCGGGATCCAGAAGTATCTTTCCTTTGATTGGCCAGGGGAGAGCAGGCCCTTGAAGTTCCGTAGGGCGCCGCCATGTTGGATTGGAGCGGCCAATAAGCGAGCACTCGGGACCGCCGCAGGCGGGACATCCGGGGCGTGATTTAGGAAGTGGCTCCGGGTCGGACCCAGGTGCCCAGTGCTGGAGGCGGGCTGCTGGCCGCCCCGGCTTGATTGTGATAACGGTGCTGAGACTTGCGGCGGGCAGTGATTCCGCGGGAGCCGGGCCTGCTCGGCGTTAAACCCTTACCcaggagccctgtgtggagcATTATACTCGCTTTACAGACGGGGAGATGAGGCACGGCCTGCAAAATGCAGCCGCCCGAATCCCACCTGCATCTGTGACTCGGGATCCTTGCCCCTCAACAGCCACCAAACCTATTTCCTGCCAGTGGACTGATTGTGTGGCAGAGGGTCCCCGGAGGTGCGGGCACCGAGAAGGCCCTTGGGACCGCCTCTGTGTTATGGGGGGAATGGGAGTAGGTCATGGAAGGCTTCTTGAATGATGTGATGTCCAGGCTGACCACGAGGAGGAGCGGGGCAGGCCGAGGGCAGAGCAGGAGTGCCCAGGGCGTGTGCAGAGGTCCTCTTGAAAAGGAGCACAGGCCAAGTGTGAGGGTACAGGGCCGTTGCGGAGCCCCCCCAAGGACTCTTGTGGGTCCTGACTTGCAATCCACTGAAGGGGCTCAGGCTGAGAGGTGGCATGGTCCAGTGAGCCTTGGGAAGATCCTCGGGTGTCCCG is part of the Suricata suricatta isolate VVHF042 chromosome 11, meerkat_22Aug2017_6uvM2_HiC, whole genome shotgun sequence genome and encodes:
- the NDUFS8 gene encoding NADH dehydrogenase [ubiquinone] iron-sulfur protein 8, mitochondrial isoform X1, with amino-acid sequence MHCLTPAALLRAARAGHPGGRSLHSSTVAATYKFVNMQEPSMDMKSVTDRAAQTLLWTELIRGLGMTLSYLFREPATINYPFEKGPLSPRFRGEHALRRYPSGEERCIACKLCEAVCPAQAITIEAEPRADGSRRTTRYDIDMTKCIYCGFCQEACPVDAIVEGPNFEFSTETHEELLYNKEKLLNNGDKWEAEIAANIQADYLYR
- the NDUFS8 gene encoding NADH dehydrogenase [ubiquinone] iron-sulfur protein 8, mitochondrial isoform X2; amino-acid sequence: MGPREVTGHGRGTFELRLNARLWMHCLTPAALLRAARAGHPGGRSLHSSTVAATYKFVNMQEPSMDMKSVTDRAAQTLLWTELIRGLGMTLSYLFREPATINYPFEKGPLSPRFRGEHALRRYPSGEERCIACKLCEAVCPAQAITIEAEPRADGSRRTTRYDIDMTKCIYCGFCQEACPVDAIVEGPNFEFSTETHEELLYNKEKLLNNGDKWEAEIAANIQADYLYR